A region from the Sulfitobacter sp. D7 genome encodes:
- the rimP gene encoding ribosome maturation factor RimP, translating into MSNDLIAKAAIDRRLAEIITPVIEDMGFELVRVRLMSGKSTILQVMADRPDGGIEVDECAKISQAIGAVLDVEDPILDEYALEVSSPGIDRPLTRLKDFDAFEGYEAKIETTELIDGRRRFKGELAGVEGGEVLINVEEGTIGLQFDWLSDAKLVLTDDLIKEMLRQRKASGAIDENEFDDIETEESAEGDT; encoded by the coding sequence ATGTCGAATGACCTGATTGCCAAAGCTGCCATTGACCGCCGTCTGGCCGAGATCATCACCCCGGTGATCGAGGACATGGGCTTTGAACTGGTGCGCGTCCGCCTGATGTCGGGCAAGTCCACCATCCTGCAAGTCATGGCCGACCGGCCTGATGGCGGGATCGAAGTGGATGAATGCGCCAAGATTTCGCAGGCCATCGGCGCGGTTTTGGATGTTGAAGACCCGATTTTGGACGAATATGCGCTTGAGGTTTCCAGCCCCGGCATCGACCGCCCGCTGACGCGGCTCAAGGATTTCGATGCCTTTGAGGGCTATGAGGCCAAGATTGAGACCACCGAATTGATCGATGGCCGCCGCCGCTTTAAGGGTGAGCTGGCTGGCGTTGAAGGTGGCGAAGTGCTGATCAACGTCGAAGAAGGCACCATTGGCTTGCAGTTCGACTGGCTCAGCGATGCCAAGCTGGTGCTGACCGACGACCTGATCAAAGAAATGCTCCGCCAGCGCAAAGCGTCTGGTGCGATCGACGAAAACGAATTTGATGATATCGAGACTGAAGAGTCTGCTGAGGGAGACACCTAA
- a CDS encoding ABC transporter substrate-binding protein — translation MTRGRNSLLDRRALFTTGAAAALLAATGASAGEPPRRGGRLRLALSGATRDDTWVHGDGLFMQVARQGMIFDTLTEVAGNGILKGELATGWQASEGARQWRFDLRPDVRFHDGSPLTARDVVASLQRVLPQTEISAQGALHVQITLPQANPGLPLLLSEPRYVIRPAHAPEAGIGTGLYSLRRFSAGRQVLAERVESHYKDGTAGWFDTVELVSIPARDVRAQALSERLVDAADLPARPRYRDRGDVTLQTDSAGEVSALSGDLRQPPNPGRQAPMDNLRAPERWWFG, via the coding sequence GTGACGCGCGGGCGCAACTCTCTGCTGGATCGCCGGGCGCTTTTCACCACCGGTGCGGCTGCGGCTTTGCTGGCCGCGACAGGTGCCAGCGCCGGAGAGCCACCCCGGCGCGGGGGCCGTCTGCGGCTGGCGCTTTCCGGTGCCACCCGAGATGATACTTGGGTCCACGGCGACGGGCTGTTCATGCAGGTCGCGCGGCAGGGCATGATCTTTGACACGCTGACCGAAGTGGCGGGCAACGGCATCCTCAAGGGTGAGTTGGCGACCGGCTGGCAAGCGAGCGAGGGTGCGCGACAGTGGCGGTTTGATCTCCGGCCCGATGTGCGGTTTCACGACGGCAGCCCGCTGACTGCCCGCGATGTTGTGGCCAGTCTGCAAAGAGTACTGCCTCAAACTGAAATTTCCGCGCAGGGTGCCCTGCATGTGCAGATCACCCTGCCCCAAGCGAATCCCGGTCTGCCGCTGTTGCTGTCCGAACCGCGCTATGTGATCCGGCCCGCCCACGCCCCCGAGGCCGGGATCGGCACTGGGCTTTACAGTCTGCGGCGCTTTTCCGCCGGGCGTCAGGTTTTGGCCGAGCGGGTGGAGAGCCATTACAAGGACGGCACTGCCGGTTGGTTCGATACGGTCGAGCTTGTCTCGATCCCCGCGCGGGACGTGCGCGCGCAGGCATTGAGCGAAAGGCTTGTTGATGCAGCGGATTTACCCGCGCGGCCCCGCTATCGCGATCGGGGCGATGTGACGCTTCAGACCGACAGCGCCGGTGAGGTCAGCGCATTGTCGGGCGATCTGCGCCAACCGCCGAACCCCGGACGCCAAGCGCCGATGGACAACCTGCGCGCGCCCGAGCGGTGGTGGTTCGGCTGA
- the pip gene encoding prolyl aminopeptidase has product MDKYPDQKRDAAHLYPPVEPFDQRMLSVGQGHQVYVEQCGNPDGIPVVVFHGGPGGGCSPAMRRYFDPKVYRVVLFDQRGCGRSTPHASVTDNTTWHLVADIELIRSTLGIDKWMVFGGSWGATLALIYAQAHPEAVRHLILRGVFLMTQAELDWFYGGGAGRFWPELWARFVDLIPEDERDDLIAAYHRRLFSGDLRVEQDYGRAWAAWENALASVHSDGVSHGGPSAYARAFSRLENHYFTNNGFLEFDGQILEHMGRIAHIPGVIVQGRYDMICPPSGAYALAERWPNADLRMIRNAGHALSEPGISAELVRTMDRIGQ; this is encoded by the coding sequence ATGGACAAGTATCCCGACCAAAAACGCGACGCAGCGCATCTTTATCCGCCGGTTGAGCCTTTCGACCAGCGGATGTTGTCTGTGGGGCAGGGGCATCAGGTCTATGTCGAACAATGCGGCAACCCCGATGGTATCCCCGTTGTCGTGTTCCATGGCGGCCCCGGCGGCGGCTGTAGCCCGGCGATGCGGCGTTATTTCGATCCCAAGGTTTACCGGGTGGTACTGTTCGACCAGCGCGGCTGTGGGCGCTCCACCCCGCATGCGTCGGTCACGGACAACACGACATGGCATTTGGTCGCGGATATCGAGCTGATTCGCAGCACACTCGGCATCGACAAATGGATGGTTTTTGGCGGCTCTTGGGGCGCGACGCTGGCGCTGATCTATGCCCAAGCGCATCCAGAGGCCGTGCGCCATCTGATCCTGCGCGGCGTGTTCCTGATGACGCAGGCCGAGCTTGATTGGTTCTACGGCGGCGGGGCCGGGCGGTTCTGGCCCGAACTTTGGGCGCGGTTCGTCGATCTGATTCCCGAAGACGAGCGTGACGATCTGATTGCGGCGTATCACCGGCGGCTATTTTCCGGTGATCTGCGGGTCGAGCAGGACTATGGCCGCGCATGGGCGGCTTGGGAGAATGCGCTGGCCTCGGTTCATTCCGATGGCGTTTCGCATGGCGGTCCTTCGGCCTATGCGCGGGCGTTCTCGCGGTTGGAGAACCATTATTTCACCAACAATGGATTTTTGGAGTTCGACGGTCAGATCCTCGAACATATGGGCCGCATCGCGCATATCCCGGGGGTGATCGTGCAGGGGCGTTACGACATGATCTGCCCGCCTTCGGGCGCCTATGCGCTGGCCGAACGCTGGCCCAATGCCGATCTGCGGATGATCCGCAACGCGGGTCACGCCCTGTCAGAGCCGGGGATCAGCGCCGAATTGGTACGGACCATGGATAGGATTGGCCAGTGA
- the ubiG gene encoding bifunctional 2-polyprenyl-6-hydroxyphenol methylase/3-demethylubiquinol 3-O-methyltransferase UbiG, with product MQADQSTIDPAEIAKFEAMAAEWWDLNGKFKPLHMLNPCRLDYITSQIAGEFDRDLTAEAPFKGLRILDIGCGGGLLSEPMARLGAEVVGADAAAGNIPVAQIHAQQSGLEIDYRHTTAEAMAEAGEKFDVVLNMEVVEHVASPIDYLIACRRLLKPGGLHICSTLNRNPKSFMMAIVGAEHVMRWLPKGTHDWNKFITPDELFDLLNRAGLEPVDRKGFVFNPVAWSWRLSDRDLSVNYVTASLNPGLNPGSTDA from the coding sequence ATGCAAGCGGATCAATCAACCATCGACCCCGCCGAGATCGCCAAATTCGAGGCGATGGCCGCCGAATGGTGGGATCTGAACGGCAAGTTCAAGCCGCTGCATATGCTGAACCCCTGCCGGTTGGATTACATCACCAGCCAGATCGCGGGCGAGTTTGACCGCGATCTGACTGCCGAGGCGCCGTTTAAGGGTCTGCGCATTCTCGACATCGGGTGCGGCGGTGGATTGCTGTCGGAACCGATGGCGCGGCTGGGGGCCGAGGTGGTCGGCGCGGATGCGGCGGCGGGCAACATCCCCGTCGCGCAAATCCACGCGCAGCAGTCGGGGCTGGAGATTGATTATCGCCACACCACCGCCGAAGCGATGGCCGAGGCGGGTGAGAAATTCGATGTGGTGCTGAATATGGAGGTCGTCGAACACGTCGCCTCCCCCATCGACTACCTGATCGCCTGCCGCCGCCTGCTGAAACCCGGCGGGCTGCACATCTGTTCGACTCTGAACCGCAATCCTAAGTCCTTTATGATGGCGATTGTGGGCGCAGAGCATGTGATGCGCTGGCTGCCCAAGGGCACGCATGACTGGAACAAGTTCATCACGCCGGATGAACTTTTTGACCTGCTGAACCGCGCCGGATTGGAGCCTGTGGACCGCAAGGGTTTCGTCTTCAACCCCGTCGCATGGTCTTGGCGTCTGTCGGATCGGGATCTGAGCGTGAACTACGTCACCGCAAGCCTTAATCCGGGCCTCAACCCTGGCTCAACTGACGCCTGA
- a CDS encoding MarR family winged helix-turn-helix transcriptional regulator yields MTDDKNTLAIMLFGELLAADQQVRSRLTRVLPRGMEISHFSVLNSLSWHGGERSPAQLAETFNVTRGAMTNTLSKLEWAGYVHIRPDWDDARRKMVAISPAGRQARDAAVNAITPMISNVVDDLGEEQVRATLPILRALRRQLSQG; encoded by the coding sequence ATGACCGACGATAAAAACACACTTGCGATCATGCTGTTCGGTGAATTGCTGGCCGCCGATCAACAGGTGCGCAGCCGCCTCACGCGGGTTCTGCCGCGCGGGATGGAGATCTCGCATTTTTCGGTGCTGAACTCTCTGTCGTGGCACGGCGGCGAACGCTCGCCCGCGCAATTGGCCGAGACTTTCAACGTCACCCGCGGGGCGATGACCAACACGCTGAGCAAGCTGGAATGGGCCGGTTACGTCCATATCCGCCCCGATTGGGATGACGCGCGGCGCAAGATGGTCGCGATCAGCCCTGCCGGGCGGCAGGCACGGGATGCAGCGGTGAACGCGATCACGCCGATGATTTCCAACGTGGTGGATGATCTGGGCGAAGAGCAGGTCCGCGCCACGCTGCCGATCCTGCGCGCGCTCAGGCGTCAGTTGAGCCAGGGTTGA